The following proteins are encoded in a genomic region of Rattus rattus isolate New Zealand chromosome 2, Rrattus_CSIRO_v1, whole genome shotgun sequence:
- the Sf3b2 gene encoding splicing factor 3B subunit 2 isoform X2 has translation MAAEHPEPPKGELQLPPPPPPGHYGAWAAQELQAKLAEIGAPIQGSREELVERLQTYTRQTGIVLNRPVLRGEDGDKAAPPPMSAQLSGIPMPPPPLGLPPLQPPPPPPPPPPGLGLGFPMAHPPNLGPPPPLRVGEPVALSEEERLKLAQQQAALLMQQEERAKQAAVLMEQERQQEIAKMGTAVPRPPQDMGQLGVRTPLGPRAAPVGPVVPTPTVLPMGAPVPRPRGPPPPPGDENREMDDPSVGPKIPQALEKILQLKESRQEEMNSQQEEEEMETDTRSSLGQSASETEEDTVSTSKKEKNRKRRNRKKKKKPQRVRAASSESSGDREKDSGRSRGSDSPAADVEIEYVTEEPEIYEPNFIFFKRIFEAFKLTDDVKKEKEKEPEKLDKMENSAVPKKKGFEEEHKDSDDDSSDDEQEKKPEAPKLSKKKLRRMNRFTVAELKQLVARPDVVEMHDVTAQDPKLLVHLKATRNSVPVPRHWCFKRKYLQGKRGIEKPPFELPDFIKRTGIQEMREALQEKEEQKTMKSKMREKVRPKMGKIDIDYQKLHDAFFKWQTKPKLTIHGDLYYEGKEFETRLKEKKPGDLSDELRISLGMPVGPNAHKVPPPWLIAMQRYGPPPSYPNLKIPGLNSPIPESCSFGYHAGGWGKPPVDETGKPLYGDVFGTNAAEFQTKTEEEEIDRTPWGELEPSDEESSEEEEEEESDEDKPDETGFITPADSGLITPGGFSSVPAGMETPELIELRKKKIEEAMDGSETPQLFTVLPEKRTATVGGAMMGSTHIYDMSTVMSRKGPAPELQGVEVALAPEELELDPMAMTQKYEEHVREQQAQVEKEDFSDMVAEHAAKQKQKKRKAQPQDSRGGSKKYKEFKF, from the exons ATGGCGGCGGAGCATCCTGAACCTCCCAAAGGAGAATTGCAGTTGCCACCGCCTCCCCCTCCAGGCCACTATGGGGCCTGGGCTGCCCAGGAGCTTCAGGCCAAATTGGCAGAGATAGGAGCGCCGATCCAGG GGAGTCGCGAGGAGCTAGTAGAGCGGCTGCAGACCTACACCCGCCAG ACTGGCATTGTGCTGAATCGACCAGTTttgagaggagaggatggggacaAAGCTGCTCCTCCTCCGATGTCAGCACAG CTGTCTGGGATTCCTATGCCGCCGCCACCTTTGGGACTCCCCCCTCTAcagcctcctccaccacctccaccacctccaccaggCCTTGGCCTTGGCTTTCCTATGGCTCACCCACCAAATCTGGGGCCCCCACCACCTCTTCGAGTGGGTGAGCCTGTGGCACTGTCAGAAGAAGAACGGCTGAAGCTggcacagcagcaggcagctTTACTGATGCAGCAAGAGGAACGTGCCAAACAG GCAGCCGTATTAATGGAGCAGGAACGGCAGCAGGAAATTGCCAAGATGGGCACTGCAGTCCCTCGGCCTCCTCAGGATATGGGGCAGCTGGGGGTCCGTACTCCTCTGGGGCCTCGAG CTGCTCCAGTAGGCCCTGTGGTTCCCACACCTACTGTTTTGCCCATGGGGGCACCTGTTCCTCGCCCTCGGGGTCCCCCGCCACCCCCTGGAGATGAGAACAGAGAG ATGGATGATCCTTCTGTGGGCCCCAAGATCCCCCAGGCTTTGGAAAAGATTCTGCAGCTGAAGGAGAGCCGTCAGGAAGAGATGAACTCCCAGCAGG aggaagaagaaatggagacagacaCTCGCTCATCTCTGGGACAGTCAGCATCAGAGACTGAGGAGGACACTGTGTCTACATCCAAAAAAGAG AAAAACCGGAAGCGTCGGAAccgaaagaagaagaaaaagccacAGCGGGTGCGGGCAGCCTCGTCAGAGAGCTCCGGGGACCGAGAGAAAGACTCAGGTCGGTCCCGAGGCTCTGACTCTCCTGCTGCTGATGTGGAGATTGAGTATGTGACTGAAGAGCCTGAGATCTACGAGCCCAACTTCATCTTCTTCAAGAGGATTTTTGAGGCTTTCAAG CTAACTGATGatgtgaaaaaggaaaaggaaaaggagccagAGAAGCTTGACAAGATGGAGAACTCTGCAGTCCCCAAGAAGAAGGGCTTTGAGGAGGAGCACAAAGACAGTGACGATGACAGCAGTGATGACGAACAG GAGAAGAAGCCGGAAGCCCCTAAGCTGTCCAAGAAGAAGCTGCGCCGGATGAACCGCTTCACTGTGGCGGAGCTGAAGCAG CTGGTGGCCCGACCTGATGTTGTTGAGATGCATGACGTGACAGCACAGGACCCTAAGCTTTTGGTTCACCTCAAGGCCACCCGGAACTCTGTCCCTGTGCCACGCCACTGGTGTTTTAAGCGCAAGTACCTTCAAGGCAAACGAGGCATTGAGAAACCCCCCTTTGAGCTGCCAGACTTCATCAAACGCACAGGCATTCAGGAGATGCGAGAGGCCCTGCAGGAGAAG GAAGAACAGAAGACCATGAAGtcaaaaatgagagagaaggtTCGGCCGAAGATGGGGAAGATTGACATTGACTACCAGAAGTTACACGATGCCTTCTTCAAGTGGCAGACCAAGCCGAAGCTCACCATCCATGGGGACCTTTATTACGAG GGGAAGGAGTTTGAGACACGGCTGAAGGAGAAGAAGCCTGGAGATTTGTCTGATGAGCTAAGGATTTCCTTAGGGATGCCAGTAGGACCT AATGCCCACAAAGTTCCCCCTCCGTGGCTGATTGCCATGCAGCGATACGGGCCACCGCCATCCTACCCAAACCTGAAAATCCCTGGACTGAACTCACCTATCCCTGAG AGCTGTTCCTTTGGATACCATGCTGGTGGCTGGGGCAAACCCCCAGTAGATGAGACTGGGAAGCCACTTTATGGGGACGTGTTTGGAACCAATGCTGCTGAGTTTCAG ACcaaaactgaagaagaagaaattgaccGGACTCCATGGGGGGAGCTGGAGCCATCGGATGAAGAATcctcagaagaagaggaagaggaggaaagcgATGAAGACAAGCCAGATGAGACTGGCTTTATCACACCTGCGGACAG tGGCCTCATCACTCCTGGAGGGTTCTCCTCCGTGCCAGCTGGAATGGAGACCCCTGAACTCATTgagctgaggaagaagaagattgAAGAGGCGATGGATGG GAGTGAGACACCTCAGCTGTTCACTGTATTGCCAGAGAAGAGGACAGCCACTGTTGGTGGGGCCATGATGGGATCTACCCACATTTATGACATGTCCACGGTTATGAGCCGGAAGGGCCCGGCCCCTGAGTTGCAAGGTGTGGAAGTAGCACTGGCTCCCGAGGAGTTGGAGTTGGACCCTATGGCCATGACCCAGAAGTATGAGGAGCATGTCCGGGAGCAGCAGGCCCAAGTCGAGAAAGAAGACTTCAGTGACATGGTGGCGGAGCATGCTGCCAAACAGAAG CAAAAGAAACGGAAAGCTCAGCCCCAGGACAGTCGTGGGGGCAGCAAGAAATACAAGGAGTTCAAATTTTAG
- the Sf3b2 gene encoding splicing factor 3B subunit 2 isoform X1 — protein MEQERQQEIAKMGTAVPRPPQDMGQLGVRTPLGPRVAAPVGPVVPTPTVLPMGAPVPRPRGPPPPPGDENREMDDPSVGPKIPQALEKILQLKESRQEEMNSQQEEEEMETDTRSSLGQSASETEEDTVSTSKKEKNRKRRNRKKKKKPQRVRAASSESSGDREKDSGRSRGSDSPAADVEIEYVTEEPEIYEPNFIFFKRIFEAFKLTDDVKKEKEKEPEKLDKMENSAVPKKKGFEEEHKDSDDDSSDDEQEKKPEAPKLSKKKLRRMNRFTVAELKQLVARPDVVEMHDVTAQDPKLLVHLKATRNSVPVPRHWCFKRKYLQGKRGIEKPPFELPDFIKRTGIQEMREALQEKEEQKTMKSKMREKVRPKMGKIDIDYQKLHDAFFKWQTKPKLTIHGDLYYEGKEFETRLKEKKPGDLSDELRISLGMPVGPNAHKVPPPWLIAMQRYGPPPSYPNLKIPGLNSPIPESCSFGYHAGGWGKPPVDETGKPLYGDVFGTNAAEFQTKTEEEEIDRTPWGELEPSDEESSEEEEEEESDEDKPDETGFITPADSGLITPGGFSSVPAGMETPELIELRKKKIEEAMDGSETPQLFTVLPEKRTATVGGAMMGSTHIYDMSTVMSRKGPAPELQGVEVALAPEELELDPMAMTQKYEEHVREQQAQVEKEDFSDMVAEHAAKQKQKKRKAQPQDSRGGSKKYKEFKF, from the exons ATGGAGCAGGAACGGCAGCAGGAAATTGCCAAGATGGGCACTGCAGTCCCTCGGCCTCCTCAGGATATGGGGCAGCTGGGGGTCCGTACTCCTCTGGGGCCTCGAG TAGCTGCTCCAGTAGGCCCTGTGGTTCCCACACCTACTGTTTTGCCCATGGGGGCACCTGTTCCTCGCCCTCGGGGTCCCCCGCCACCCCCTGGAGATGAGAACAGAGAG ATGGATGATCCTTCTGTGGGCCCCAAGATCCCCCAGGCTTTGGAAAAGATTCTGCAGCTGAAGGAGAGCCGTCAGGAAGAGATGAACTCCCAGCAGG aggaagaagaaatggagacagacaCTCGCTCATCTCTGGGACAGTCAGCATCAGAGACTGAGGAGGACACTGTGTCTACATCCAAAAAAGAG AAAAACCGGAAGCGTCGGAAccgaaagaagaagaaaaagccacAGCGGGTGCGGGCAGCCTCGTCAGAGAGCTCCGGGGACCGAGAGAAAGACTCAGGTCGGTCCCGAGGCTCTGACTCTCCTGCTGCTGATGTGGAGATTGAGTATGTGACTGAAGAGCCTGAGATCTACGAGCCCAACTTCATCTTCTTCAAGAGGATTTTTGAGGCTTTCAAG CTAACTGATGatgtgaaaaaggaaaaggaaaaggagccagAGAAGCTTGACAAGATGGAGAACTCTGCAGTCCCCAAGAAGAAGGGCTTTGAGGAGGAGCACAAAGACAGTGACGATGACAGCAGTGATGACGAACAG GAGAAGAAGCCGGAAGCCCCTAAGCTGTCCAAGAAGAAGCTGCGCCGGATGAACCGCTTCACTGTGGCGGAGCTGAAGCAG CTGGTGGCCCGACCTGATGTTGTTGAGATGCATGACGTGACAGCACAGGACCCTAAGCTTTTGGTTCACCTCAAGGCCACCCGGAACTCTGTCCCTGTGCCACGCCACTGGTGTTTTAAGCGCAAGTACCTTCAAGGCAAACGAGGCATTGAGAAACCCCCCTTTGAGCTGCCAGACTTCATCAAACGCACAGGCATTCAGGAGATGCGAGAGGCCCTGCAGGAGAAG GAAGAACAGAAGACCATGAAGtcaaaaatgagagagaaggtTCGGCCGAAGATGGGGAAGATTGACATTGACTACCAGAAGTTACACGATGCCTTCTTCAAGTGGCAGACCAAGCCGAAGCTCACCATCCATGGGGACCTTTATTACGAG GGGAAGGAGTTTGAGACACGGCTGAAGGAGAAGAAGCCTGGAGATTTGTCTGATGAGCTAAGGATTTCCTTAGGGATGCCAGTAGGACCT AATGCCCACAAAGTTCCCCCTCCGTGGCTGATTGCCATGCAGCGATACGGGCCACCGCCATCCTACCCAAACCTGAAAATCCCTGGACTGAACTCACCTATCCCTGAG AGCTGTTCCTTTGGATACCATGCTGGTGGCTGGGGCAAACCCCCAGTAGATGAGACTGGGAAGCCACTTTATGGGGACGTGTTTGGAACCAATGCTGCTGAGTTTCAG ACcaaaactgaagaagaagaaattgaccGGACTCCATGGGGGGAGCTGGAGCCATCGGATGAAGAATcctcagaagaagaggaagaggaggaaagcgATGAAGACAAGCCAGATGAGACTGGCTTTATCACACCTGCGGACAG tGGCCTCATCACTCCTGGAGGGTTCTCCTCCGTGCCAGCTGGAATGGAGACCCCTGAACTCATTgagctgaggaagaagaagattgAAGAGGCGATGGATGG GAGTGAGACACCTCAGCTGTTCACTGTATTGCCAGAGAAGAGGACAGCCACTGTTGGTGGGGCCATGATGGGATCTACCCACATTTATGACATGTCCACGGTTATGAGCCGGAAGGGCCCGGCCCCTGAGTTGCAAGGTGTGGAAGTAGCACTGGCTCCCGAGGAGTTGGAGTTGGACCCTATGGCCATGACCCAGAAGTATGAGGAGCATGTCCGGGAGCAGCAGGCCCAAGTCGAGAAAGAAGACTTCAGTGACATGGTGGCGGAGCATGCTGCCAAACAGAAG CAAAAGAAACGGAAAGCTCAGCCCCAGGACAGTCGTGGGGGCAGCAAGAAATACAAGGAGTTCAAATTTTAG